Below is a genomic region from Candidatus Eremiobacteraceae bacterium.
GGAACCGCAAACATTCGTTTGGTCCTAATTCACTAGTCGACAAAAAACAACTCGGCGCTATCCAATCCGGCGGAAAATATCGGTTTTGCTCGCACGCCCATGTGAGGAAGCGATCATGAATTTGCGTTATGTCAGTGCGGTTCTCGTCATATTACTAACCGACTGTTCGGCGAATCAATCAACAAACCCAAATAGCGGGTTATCGGGCGCTCAAAGTTCTGCACTCGTTTTGGCCACTGGTGCATCTGGCGATCAGGCGACGCCCGACGTTCTCGGGATCGCGCTGGACGGGGGGTCGCGCAGGTCATCGCGATGGTCAACGGCTCGAAAAAAGTCTACATGCAGCTTGGGCTCAGCGCGCAGACGACCGCCTATTTCTGGCAAACGTATCTAGAAAGAAACCCCGATATCGCCCATAGAGCCGGAGGCTTCGGCGGTGTAATGAAGAGTCTAACGCTCGGACCGTTCGAACATGACGATGTCGTAGCGGAAAGCGTTAGGTTTGCACCGGGCGAGTCTTTTGAGACCGGTGCGAACGGTGTTCTCGGATCCGGCGTTCTCGATGCGTTCAATCTCGTCATCGACTATCCCGATCACAAATTGTTCCTCGCGCCGAGAAAACGAAGCTGACCGTAGGCTATTTCGCTTTGCGCTTCGCGCGCTTCGGTTTCTTCACCGGCTTCGCGAGCACCGCAAGCTCCCATCGATAGCCATCCGGATCGCGCAGCCACAGCCCCATATTCTTTGATCCGGGCCCCTCGGGGCCGATTTCGTCACCTGGGTCTTCCATTTCGACTTTCTTGCGACGCAAAATCGCAAGCGCCGCTCGCAGCGCAGCCATGCTCGACAGGTGAAACGACATGTGTTCTACGACGTCTTTGCGCGGCACGCCCTTGAAAAAGGCGATCGCAACCGCGTCGTTTCCCACGACGACTCCGTCGGAGAACTCGAACTCTTTGCGCAGCCCCATCGTGCCGACCCACCAGCGTGCGGTTTTCTTTGGATTGCGAACCGCGAGGCTGAAATGACCGACGTGCCCAAGTTGGATCGGCATGACGAATGACTCCTATCGGACGGTTTATTTTACCGTCGCGATTTCGGCGGCAAGCTTCTCCGGCCTGCCGCGATATGACGAGCGCTCGATGCTGCCATTTGCGAAGCCGGTCAGGACGCGCGTCACTGTCGCGTTCGCAGGCGCCGCCAAGCCGGCCGGTATTGCACGATCGGCGACCGCGCCGTTTAGCCAGCGGACTTCGGTCTGCTGACGGCCGGCGCGAGCGTCGATGAGAAGCGACGGCAGCTTGTCGCCACGCGCGTTGCCCGCGCGGCCGGCCATGAGCAAGTGCAAGAGGGCCGCCGGCAAGATGCGGATCGCCCACGCGAATTGCGGCGCGGGAAAGCCCACGAGCGGTACTGCCGAAAGG
It encodes:
- a CDS encoding VOC family protein, which codes for MPIQLGHVGHFSLAVRNPKKTARWWVGTMGLRKEFEFSDGVVVGNDAVAIAFFKGVPRKDVVEHMSFHLSSMAALRAALAILRRKKVEMEDPGDEIGPEGPGSKNMGLWLRDPDGYRWELAVLAKPVKKPKRAKRKAK